The Actinocatenispora sera genome has a window encoding:
- a CDS encoding DIP1984 family protein → MKLAEALAERAEAVRRVSQLRARIIGSARYQEGETPPENAAELLAESERVLDELEALIRRINATNAATRLDDGATVTDALARRDVLRLRHSLLTAPADAAAGADRRGAGRQLRSELLMLSALPVADLRGQADRLAREIRAVDTLIQRANWEVDLID, encoded by the coding sequence GTGAAGCTTGCTGAGGCATTGGCCGAACGCGCTGAGGCGGTCCGCCGGGTCAGCCAGCTGCGCGCCCGGATCATCGGGTCGGCGCGGTATCAGGAGGGTGAGACTCCACCGGAGAACGCGGCGGAGTTGCTCGCCGAGTCCGAGCGGGTGCTCGACGAGCTGGAGGCGTTGATCCGCCGGATCAACGCGACCAACGCGGCCACCCGGCTCGATGACGGGGCCACGGTCACCGACGCGCTGGCCCGGCGCGACGTGTTGCGGCTCCGGCATTCGCTGCTCACCGCCCCGGCGGACGCGGCCGCCGGCGCGGACCGGCGCGGCGCCGGTCGGCAGCTGCGGTCCGAGTTGCTGATGCTCTCGGCGCTACCGGTCGCCGACCTGCGTGGTCAGGCCGATCGGCTGGCCCGCGAGATTCGCGCGGTCGACACTCTGATCCAGCGGGCGAACTGGGAGGTCGACCTGATCGACTGA
- a CDS encoding endonuclease domain-containing protein has product MGFPVGPLLGQMPEHRRLSVVWQLILDHDADGIERAIRDQLGTSCLTDVAEPWEVVDFDLLAVEGDDGRYHLQRGTTLVCGGVRRGKNPAGVVHKQWCSWWSDGNQYRIQPPSWAWGEAMVLTADRRGDRTVSWRVHPTGKVTTPDLVPPRRRCPEGAHLQWPAHVAGTKRLAQIRRRLLAEFGTACQACHRRFAVIVDHDHFTGRVRGMLCQICNSTIDRCLHLTGCARAAYLNAPPAAPLGLLYPKSNHEQLRSTDRDRIRLLGYNPLYRGPTATRRATSTVGRLAAPPHSELPTVHRPTQGSLF; this is encoded by the coding sequence GTGGGCTTTCCAGTGGGGCCGTTGCTGGGCCAGATGCCGGAGCATCGGCGTCTCAGTGTCGTGTGGCAGCTGATCCTGGACCACGACGCGGACGGCATAGAACGAGCTATCCGCGACCAGCTCGGCACGTCGTGCCTGACGGACGTGGCCGAACCATGGGAGGTCGTGGACTTCGATCTGCTGGCCGTGGAAGGTGATGACGGCCGCTATCACCTGCAGCGCGGAACGACGCTGGTATGCGGCGGGGTCCGTCGGGGCAAGAATCCAGCCGGTGTCGTGCACAAGCAATGGTGTTCCTGGTGGTCAGACGGCAACCAGTACCGGATCCAACCGCCGAGTTGGGCGTGGGGCGAGGCGATGGTTCTTACTGCTGATCGGCGCGGAGACCGGACGGTGTCGTGGCGTGTCCATCCGACCGGCAAGGTGACCACGCCAGACTTGGTGCCACCACGCCGCCGCTGCCCCGAGGGCGCCCACCTACAGTGGCCTGCTCACGTGGCAGGAACCAAGCGGTTGGCGCAGATCCGCCGTCGGCTACTCGCTGAGTTTGGGACCGCCTGCCAGGCCTGTCATCGGCGGTTCGCTGTGATCGTCGATCATGACCACTTCACGGGCAGAGTCCGCGGAATGCTGTGCCAGATCTGCAACAGCACCATCGATCGTTGCCTTCACCTGACCGGATGTGCGCGGGCGGCTTACCTCAATGCGCCGCCGGCCGCACCGCTGGGGTTGCTGTACCCCAAGTCCAACCACGAACAACTCAGGAGCACAGATCGCGACAGGATCAGGTTGCTGGGCTATAACCCCCTCTACCGCGGCCCGACCGCGACCCGGCGCGCGACGAGCACGGTCGGGCGGCTCGCGGCCCCGCCACATTCTGAGCTGCCGACCGTGCACCGGCCAACGCAGGGCTCACTGTTCTGA
- a CDS encoding IS256 family transposase yields MDNTDDPTRAAGLGGLDEQLIDQLVDRAKAGGLQLTGEGGLLAALTKRVLESALEGEITDHLGYQAHDPAGRGSGNSRNGVRSKTVLTEVGPVELDVPRDRNGSFEPRIVAKRQKRLSGVDEMVISLAAKGLTTGEVQAHLAEVYGAQVSRQTISTITDKVIEGMVEWQNRPLDAVYPVVFIDAIHVKIRDGQVANRPIYVALAVTCEGNRDILGLWAGDGGEGAKYWLHVLTELKNRGVADVLMMVCDGLSGLPEAIASVWPATVTQTCVVHLLRNSFRYAGRQHFDAIAKALRPVYTAPTEAAAAERFAEFTEAWGTRYPAIVRLWERAWAEFVPFLAFDPEIRRVVCSTNAIESVNARIRRAVRARGHFPNEQAALKCVYMAVMSLDPTGIGRKRWMMRWKPALNAFDIAFDGRLAAGKK; encoded by the coding sequence ATGGACAACACCGACGATCCGACACGGGCGGCTGGCCTGGGCGGGCTGGATGAGCAGCTGATTGATCAGCTGGTCGATCGGGCCAAGGCCGGTGGGCTGCAGCTGACCGGGGAGGGCGGGCTGCTGGCGGCGCTGACCAAGCGGGTGCTGGAGTCGGCGTTGGAGGGCGAGATTACCGACCATCTGGGCTACCAGGCTCACGATCCGGCTGGTCGAGGTAGCGGCAACTCCCGCAACGGCGTCCGCAGCAAGACCGTGCTCACCGAGGTCGGTCCGGTCGAGCTGGATGTTCCTCGGGACCGCAATGGCAGTTTCGAGCCGAGGATCGTGGCGAAGCGACAGAAGCGGCTGTCCGGGGTCGATGAGATGGTGATCTCTCTGGCGGCCAAGGGATTGACTACCGGCGAGGTCCAGGCCCATCTGGCTGAGGTGTATGGGGCGCAGGTGTCACGCCAGACGATCTCCACGATCACCGACAAGGTGATCGAGGGCATGGTCGAGTGGCAGAACCGGCCGCTGGATGCAGTGTATCCGGTGGTGTTCATCGACGCTATCCACGTCAAGATCCGTGATGGTCAGGTTGCGAACCGGCCGATCTATGTGGCGCTGGCGGTCACCTGCGAGGGCAACCGTGACATCCTCGGGCTGTGGGCCGGTGACGGCGGTGAAGGCGCCAAGTACTGGCTGCATGTGCTCACTGAGCTGAAGAACCGGGGCGTGGCCGATGTGTTGATGATGGTCTGCGACGGGCTGTCCGGGCTACCGGAAGCGATCGCCAGTGTGTGGCCAGCCACGGTGACGCAGACCTGCGTGGTGCACCTGCTGCGCAACAGTTTCCGTTACGCCGGCCGGCAGCACTTCGACGCTATCGCCAAGGCGCTACGGCCGGTCTACACCGCGCCCACCGAGGCCGCCGCGGCCGAGCGGTTCGCCGAGTTCACCGAGGCGTGGGGCACCCGATACCCGGCCATCGTCCGGCTCTGGGAACGCGCCTGGGCCGAGTTCGTGCCGTTCCTGGCGTTCGACCCGGAGATCCGGCGGGTGGTCTGCTCGACCAACGCGATCGAGTCGGTCAACGCCCGGATCCGTCGCGCTGTGCGGGCCCGCGGGCACTTCCCCAACGAACAGGCCGCGCTCAAGTGTGTCTACATGGCGGTGATGAGCCTGGACCCGACCGGCATCGGACGCAAACGCTGGATGATGCGGTGGAAGCCCGCACTCAACGCGTTCGACATCGCCTTCGACGGCCGTCTGGCCGCCGGCAAGAAGTAA
- a CDS encoding tetratricopeptide repeat protein, with protein MAGRGENAEAETWYRRAATAGDTDAMTGLGVLLARRGEKAEAETWYRRAATAGDTDAMTGLGVLLARRGEKAEAETWYRRAATAGNTDAMFNLGLLLARRGENAKAETWCRRAATAGDTSAMNNLAVLLTRRGENAEANAWRRRAADAGDTSAMNNLAVLLTRRGNNAEAETWCRRAADAGNTGAMYNLGVLLARRGENAEAETWYRRAADAGNTGAMYNLGVLLARRGENAEAETWYRRAADARHASAMNRLAALDAETVAWRRFARKSDV; from the coding sequence CTGGCCGGGCGGGGTGAGAACGCCGAGGCTGAGACCTGGTACCGCCGCGCCGCCACCGCCGGTGACACCGACGCGATGACTGGTCTCGGAGTCCTGCTGGCGAGGCGGGGCGAGAAGGCCGAGGCTGAGACCTGGTACCGCCGCGCCGCCACCGCCGGTGACACCGACGCGATGACTGGTCTCGGAGTCCTGCTGGCGAGGCGGGGCGAGAAGGCCGAGGCTGAGACCTGGTACCGCCGCGCCGCCACCGCCGGAAACACCGACGCGATGTTCAACCTCGGGCTCCTGCTGGCCAGGCGGGGTGAGAACGCCAAGGCCGAGACCTGGTGCCGCCGCGCCGCCACCGCCGGTGACACCAGCGCGATGAACAACCTCGCGGTCCTGCTCACCAGGCGGGGTGAGAACGCCGAGGCGAACGCCTGGCGACGGCGTGCGGCCGACGCTGGTGACACCAGCGCGATGAACAACCTCGCGGTCCTGCTCACCCGGCGAGGTAATAACGCCGAGGCTGAGACCTGGTGCCGCCGCGCCGCCGACGCCGGAAACACCGGCGCGATGTACAACCTCGGGGTCCTGCTGGCCAGACGGGGTGAGAACGCCGAGGCCGAAACGTGGTACCGCCGCGCCGCCGACGCCGGAAACACCGGCGCGATGTACAACCTCGGGGTCCTGCTGGCCAGACGGGGTGAGAACGCCGAGGCCGAAACGTGGTACCGCCGCGCCGCCGACGCCAGACACGCTAGCGCGATGAACAGGCTTGCGGCCCTGGATGCCGAGACGGTCGCTTGGCGACGGTTTGCTCGCAAATCGGATGTGTAG
- a CDS encoding YkvA family protein: protein MWTELLIAAISVIAGVLLLWLVLVAVLALARPKGNALTEMLRILPDLLRLVTRLARDNTLPRGVRIRLWLLLAYLALPFDLIPDFIPVLGYADDAIIVALVLRSTIRRAGTDSIARQWPGTPDGLTAIHRLTRTTPARNQR from the coding sequence ATGTGGACTGAGCTGCTGATCGCCGCGATCAGCGTGATCGCCGGCGTGCTGCTGCTGTGGCTCGTGCTGGTAGCAGTCCTTGCCCTGGCGCGGCCGAAAGGCAACGCGCTGACCGAGATGCTGCGCATCCTGCCCGACCTGCTTCGCCTGGTCACACGACTGGCCCGAGACAACACCCTGCCCCGCGGGGTACGGATCCGATTGTGGCTGCTGCTGGCCTACCTCGCCCTGCCATTCGACCTGATCCCGGACTTCATCCCGGTACTCGGCTACGCCGACGACGCCATCATCGTCGCCCTCGTCCTGCGCTCCACCATCCGACGCGCCGGCACCGACTCCATCGCCCGACAATGGCCCGGCACCCCCGACGGCCTGACCGCCATCCACCGCCTCACCCGCACCACACCCGCCCGCAACCAGAGGTGA
- a CDS encoding GNAT family N-acetyltransferase, whose amino-acid sequence MTAAGTPPSGRFPAQVNIVGLGLHLREWGDADLPAMVELFDDPTVAAWTPLASPFDLSAAREYLDQARIRRAEGRSIQLAITTDRVDPLGEILLFATGPDGRGPGGPSAELAYAIGPTHRRQGLTSRAVRLMTDYAYHTLAMQQVLLRIDPANTASNGVARAAGFLLTGTPPDTDGASGPLLTWRHVRGRGYPGMTGR is encoded by the coding sequence ATGACCGCCGCCGGCACGCCACCGTCCGGGCGGTTCCCGGCCCAGGTGAACATCGTGGGGTTGGGCCTGCACCTGCGCGAATGGGGCGACGCTGATCTACCCGCCATGGTGGAGTTGTTCGACGATCCGACGGTGGCCGCGTGGACACCACTGGCCTCCCCGTTCGACCTGTCCGCTGCCCGCGAGTACCTGGACCAGGCCCGAATCCGGCGCGCCGAGGGCCGCAGTATCCAACTCGCCATCACCACCGACCGCGTCGATCCGCTCGGCGAAATCCTCCTGTTCGCCACCGGTCCCGACGGTCGCGGCCCCGGAGGCCCGTCCGCCGAACTCGCCTACGCCATCGGCCCCACCCACCGCCGCCAAGGACTCACCAGCCGCGCCGTCAGGTTGATGACCGACTACGCGTACCACACGCTCGCCATGCAACAGGTGCTGCTCCGCATTGACCCCGCCAACACCGCCAGCAACGGCGTCGCCCGCGCCGCCGGCTTCCTCCTCACCGGCACCCCACCCGACACCGACGGCGCGTCCGGGCCACTGCTGACCTGGCGGCACGTCCGAGGCCGCGGATACCCCGGCATGACGGGGCGGTGA
- a CDS encoding heavy metal translocating P-type ATPase, which translates to MSSLTTTPAPPRTPPPLPVRRTRLFALPEMRWAATALVLFLAGLSVQLVGGPAWASWPLYLACYVAGGWEPGLAGLKALRDKSLDVDLLMVVAAIGAAAIGQVLDGALLIVIFATSGALEALATARTEDSVRGLLDLAPDTATRLDAAGRETTVPVAQLAVGELILVRPGERIGADGSVTDGAGEVDQATITGEPLPVDKTTGDEVFAGTLNGAGALTVRVDRPAGESVVARIAALVAEASRTKARTQLFVEKVEQRYSVGMVAATILLFVTPLLFGEAVRTSLLRAMTFMIVASPCAVVLATMPPLLAAIANAGRHGVLVKSAVVMEQLGTTTRVAFDKTGTLTRGVPHLAEIRAVPGYTDQQVLAAAAAVEHPSEHPLAAAVVRAARDRGIPVRPVDWFSAQPGRGVSARLDAELVQVGAPTALLPSCATGPDFAAARAAAEQLADSGQTAVVVLVEHHPVGVLGITDQLRPDARGAVAAVADLTGQLPVLLTGDNPHAARRLADQVGIPDVHAGLLPEGKVTAVQKLERAGERVAIVGDGINDAPALAAAHAGIAMGGAGSDLTLQTADAVVVRDELTAVPAVIALSRRARRVVSANLVIAATFITGLVVWDLVGHLPLPLGVAGHEGSTVIVGLNGLRLLRTAAWPHPTRRNVRGQR; encoded by the coding sequence GTGAGCAGCCTGACCACCACGCCTGCCCCGCCACGAACCCCACCACCGCTGCCGGTACGCCGCACCCGGCTGTTCGCGCTGCCGGAGATGCGCTGGGCGGCCACGGCGCTGGTGCTGTTCCTCGCTGGGCTGTCCGTCCAGCTCGTCGGAGGGCCGGCTTGGGCGTCTTGGCCGCTGTATCTGGCCTGCTATGTCGCCGGCGGCTGGGAGCCCGGCCTGGCCGGGCTGAAAGCGTTGCGGGACAAGTCACTCGATGTCGACCTGCTGATGGTCGTCGCCGCCATCGGTGCCGCCGCGATCGGACAGGTACTCGACGGGGCGCTGTTGATCGTCATCTTCGCCACCTCCGGCGCGCTGGAGGCACTCGCCACCGCCCGTACCGAAGACAGCGTGCGCGGCCTGCTGGACCTGGCCCCCGACACCGCCACCCGCCTGGACGCCGCCGGCCGCGAGACGACCGTACCGGTGGCGCAGCTGGCGGTCGGCGAGCTGATCCTGGTCCGCCCCGGCGAGCGCATCGGCGCCGACGGATCGGTGACCGACGGCGCCGGCGAGGTCGACCAGGCCACCATCACCGGCGAGCCGCTGCCGGTGGACAAGACCACCGGCGACGAGGTGTTCGCCGGCACCCTCAACGGCGCCGGCGCCCTGACCGTACGGGTGGACCGCCCGGCCGGCGAGTCGGTCGTGGCGCGCATCGCCGCTCTGGTGGCGGAGGCGTCGCGCACAAAGGCCCGCACCCAGCTGTTCGTGGAGAAGGTCGAGCAGCGGTACTCGGTGGGCATGGTCGCGGCCACGATCCTGCTGTTCGTGACCCCGCTGCTGTTCGGTGAGGCGGTGCGCACCTCGCTGTTGCGGGCGATGACCTTCATGATCGTCGCCTCCCCGTGCGCGGTCGTACTGGCCACGATGCCGCCGCTGTTGGCCGCGATCGCCAACGCGGGCCGCCACGGCGTACTCGTCAAGTCCGCGGTGGTGATGGAACAGCTTGGCACCACCACCCGCGTCGCGTTCGACAAGACCGGCACCCTGACCCGCGGCGTGCCGCACCTGGCCGAGATCCGCGCCGTGCCCGGGTACACGGACCAACAGGTGCTGGCGGCCGCGGCCGCCGTCGAGCACCCCAGCGAACACCCGCTCGCCGCCGCCGTCGTCCGCGCCGCCCGCGACCGCGGCATCCCGGTACGGCCGGTGGACTGGTTCAGCGCGCAGCCGGGCCGCGGCGTGTCCGCCCGCCTCGACGCCGAGCTGGTACAGGTCGGGGCCCCGACCGCGCTGCTGCCCTCCTGCGCCACCGGCCCGGACTTCGCCGCCGCCCGCGCCGCCGCCGAGCAGCTCGCCGACAGCGGGCAGACCGCGGTCGTGGTCCTGGTCGAGCACCATCCGGTGGGCGTGCTGGGCATCACCGACCAGCTGCGACCCGACGCCCGCGGCGCGGTGGCCGCCGTGGCCGATCTGACCGGTCAGCTGCCGGTACTGCTCACCGGCGACAACCCGCACGCCGCCCGCCGCCTCGCCGATCAGGTCGGCATCCCAGACGTGCACGCCGGGCTGCTGCCCGAGGGCAAGGTGACCGCCGTCCAGAAGCTGGAGCGCGCCGGCGAGCGGGTCGCCATCGTCGGCGACGGCATCAACGACGCCCCCGCCTTGGCCGCCGCACACGCCGGCATCGCCATGGGTGGCGCCGGCTCCGACCTGACCCTGCAGACCGCCGACGCCGTCGTGGTCCGCGACGAGCTCACCGCGGTACCGGCCGTGATCGCCCTGTCGCGTCGCGCCCGCCGGGTGGTGAGCGCCAACCTGGTCATCGCCGCCACCTTCATCACCGGCCTGGTCGTCTGGGACCTGGTCGGCCACCTCCCGCTGCCGCTGGGAGTGGCCGGCCACGAAGGCTCCACCGTCATCGTCGGCCTCAACGGACTGCGCCTGCTGCGCACCGCCGCCTGGCCCCATCCCACCCGCCGCAACGTCCGGGGCCAGCGATGA
- a CDS encoding ArsR/SmtB family transcription factor → MGHGPDGKPGPAGTLDADAAATVAATLQALATPSRLLILTRLRQSPCPVGELADTIGMEQSAVSHQLRLLRALGLVTSTRSGRRIVYALFDNHVAQLLDEAIYHIEHLRLGKHDTPATVTEPTAG, encoded by the coding sequence ATGGGACACGGACCAGACGGCAAGCCCGGCCCCGCCGGCACCCTGGACGCCGACGCGGCGGCCACCGTCGCGGCCACCCTGCAGGCGCTGGCCACCCCCAGCCGGCTGCTGATCCTCACCCGGCTGCGCCAGAGCCCCTGCCCGGTCGGCGAGCTGGCCGACACCATCGGCATGGAGCAGTCCGCCGTCTCCCACCAACTGCGCCTGCTGCGCGCCCTGGGCCTGGTCACCAGCACCCGATCGGGGCGACGCATCGTCTACGCCCTGTTCGACAACCACGTCGCCCAACTGCTCGACGAAGCCATCTACCACATCGAGCACCTCCGGCTCGGCAAGCACGACACACCTGCCACAGTTACCGAGCCCACCGCCGGCTAG
- a CDS encoding DUF1048 domain-containing protein: protein MGVQDIIEGKKQWRTHQARVRKLPRDYQIVYREIQKYYFKVGPVDLADGPLLPGIVDFFAEGAAGGKGVLELVGTDVAAFCDDLIKDSDTYADRYQATRNDKTDR, encoded by the coding sequence ATGGGAGTCCAGGACATCATCGAGGGCAAGAAGCAGTGGCGGACCCACCAGGCGCGGGTCCGGAAGCTGCCCCGCGACTACCAGATCGTCTACCGGGAGATCCAGAAGTACTACTTCAAGGTGGGTCCGGTGGATCTGGCCGATGGCCCGCTGCTGCCCGGCATTGTGGACTTCTTCGCGGAGGGCGCAGCCGGTGGGAAGGGCGTGCTGGAGCTCGTCGGTACCGACGTGGCGGCGTTCTGCGACGACCTGATCAAGGACTCCGACACCTACGCGGACCGCTACCAGGCGACTCGCAACGACAAGACGGACCGGTAG
- a CDS encoding DUF1048 domain-containing protein, producing MNFWEKVTGSAISREWKGFEARAAELPADYQAGWRQVRSGLTTYADFSGRNLTPILDGALGLLEESAAEGQSVGEVLGDDVAGFCAALAGGAGARNYRDRWRDQLNRNIARKLGQMGG from the coding sequence ATGAACTTCTGGGAAAAGGTCACAGGCAGCGCCATTAGCCGGGAGTGGAAGGGGTTCGAGGCGCGGGCCGCGGAGCTGCCGGCGGACTATCAGGCGGGGTGGCGGCAGGTCCGCTCCGGGCTGACGACCTACGCCGACTTCAGTGGCCGCAACCTGACCCCGATCCTGGACGGCGCCTTGGGGCTGCTGGAGGAGTCAGCGGCCGAGGGACAGAGCGTGGGCGAGGTGCTCGGCGACGACGTGGCCGGGTTCTGCGCGGCGCTGGCCGGCGGCGCCGGCGCCCGTAACTACCGCGACCGCTGGCGCGACCAGCTGAACCGCAACATCGCCCGCAAACTGGGACAGATGGGAGGCTGA
- a CDS encoding ABC transporter permease codes for MSAHVIGDTAVLTGRSLKHVTRSVDTIITTAVVPIAMMLLFVYVFGGAISQGASSGKYVGYLLPGILLMTVASGISYTAFRIFTDMTTGIFGRFRSMPIARTGVLWSHVLTSLVANLISVAVVFGVAFAMGFRTGVGVGAWFAVAGILALFTLVLTWAAVIPGLSAKSISGASAFSYPLIFLPFISSAFVPTNTMPGPVRWFAENQPVTPIVNTVRALFAQQPVSSDIWIALAWMVGILVVAFAGGMVVYRRKIS; via the coding sequence ATGAGTGCGCATGTCATCGGCGACACCGCCGTCCTCACCGGACGCTCGCTCAAGCACGTCACCCGCAGCGTGGACACCATCATCACGACCGCGGTGGTCCCGATCGCGATGATGCTGCTGTTCGTGTACGTGTTCGGTGGCGCGATCAGCCAGGGCGCCAGCAGCGGAAAGTACGTGGGTTACCTGCTGCCCGGCATCCTGCTGATGACGGTGGCCTCGGGCATCTCGTACACCGCGTTCCGGATTTTCACCGACATGACGACCGGGATCTTCGGGCGGTTCCGGTCGATGCCGATCGCCCGTACCGGTGTGCTCTGGTCCCATGTGCTGACCTCGCTGGTGGCCAACCTGATCTCGGTCGCGGTGGTGTTCGGCGTCGCGTTCGCGATGGGCTTCCGTACCGGCGTGGGGGTCGGGGCGTGGTTCGCGGTGGCCGGCATCCTGGCGCTGTTCACCCTGGTGTTGACCTGGGCGGCAGTCATCCCCGGGCTCAGCGCGAAGTCGATCTCGGGGGCGAGCGCGTTCTCCTACCCGTTGATCTTCCTGCCGTTCATCAGCTCGGCGTTCGTGCCGACGAACACGATGCCCGGTCCGGTGCGGTGGTTCGCCGAGAACCAGCCGGTGACGCCGATCGTCAACACGGTCCGGGCGCTGTTCGCGCAGCAGCCGGTCAGCAGTGACATCTGGATCGCGCTGGCCTGGATGGTCGGCATCCTCGTCGTCGCGTTCGCCGGCGGGATGGTCGTCTACCGCCGCAAGATCTCCTGA
- a CDS encoding ABC transporter ATP-binding protein — MSDNDSSRAGGPVIQVRDLVKSYGKLPVLRGVEFDVARGSIFALLGSNGAGKTTIVNILTTLLRADGGTAGVNGFDVARQPAEVRGSISLTGQFAAVDEVLTGRENLVLVARLRHVPKPRAVSDTLLARFSLTDAAGRKVATYSGGMRRRLDIAMSLIGDPSVIFLDEPTTGLDPQARIEVWQAVRELSAGGTTVLLTTQYLDEAEQLADRIAILHQGRILVNGTLAELKRLLPPAQVEYVEKQPSLEDVFLTLVGDTDLTTAAAEGKS, encoded by the coding sequence ATGTCCGACAACGATTCCAGCAGGGCGGGCGGTCCAGTGATCCAGGTCCGCGACCTGGTCAAGTCGTACGGGAAGCTGCCGGTGCTGCGTGGCGTCGAGTTCGACGTGGCACGGGGCAGCATCTTCGCGCTGCTCGGCTCGAACGGCGCGGGCAAGACCACGATCGTCAATATCCTGACCACGCTGCTGCGCGCCGACGGCGGTACCGCCGGTGTCAATGGCTTCGACGTCGCCCGGCAGCCGGCCGAGGTGCGCGGCTCGATCAGCCTGACCGGCCAGTTCGCGGCTGTGGACGAGGTGCTCACCGGCCGCGAGAACCTGGTACTGGTGGCGCGGCTGCGGCACGTCCCGAAGCCGCGTGCGGTCTCCGACACGCTGCTGGCCCGGTTCTCGCTGACCGACGCGGCGGGGCGGAAGGTCGCCACGTACTCGGGCGGCATGCGCCGGCGGCTGGACATCGCGATGAGCCTGATCGGCGACCCGTCGGTGATCTTCCTCGATGAGCCGACCACCGGGCTCGACCCGCAGGCGCGGATCGAGGTGTGGCAGGCGGTCCGGGAGCTGTCGGCGGGCGGCACCACGGTGCTGCTGACCACCCAGTACCTGGACGAGGCGGAGCAGCTGGCGGACCGGATCGCGATCCTGCACCAGGGGCGGATCCTGGTGAACGGCACGCTCGCCGAGCTGAAGCGGCTGCTGCCGCCGGCGCAGGTGGAGTACGTGGAGAAGCAGCCGAGCCTGGAGGACGTGTTCCTCACCCTGGTCGGCGACACCGACCTGACCACCGCTGCAGCCGAAGGGAAGTCATGA
- a CDS encoding PadR family transcriptional regulator: protein MGKLVTEMLKGTLEGIVLAVLARRPAYGYEITAWLRDQGFADIAEGTVYALLVRVERHGLVDVAKVASEKGPPRKVYSLNADGRDYLDDFWKTWGFLSERLEQLRQGDK, encoded by the coding sequence ATGGGCAAGCTGGTGACCGAGATGCTCAAGGGCACGCTGGAGGGCATCGTCCTCGCAGTGCTGGCCCGCCGGCCGGCGTATGGGTACGAGATCACGGCGTGGCTGCGGGACCAGGGCTTCGCCGACATCGCCGAGGGCACCGTCTACGCGCTGCTGGTCCGGGTCGAGCGGCACGGGCTGGTCGACGTGGCCAAGGTCGCGTCCGAGAAGGGGCCGCCCCGCAAGGTCTACTCCCTCAACGCCGATGGCCGGGACTACCTCGACGACTTTTGGAAGACCTGGGGCTTCCTGTCCGAACGGCTCGAACAACTCCGCCAAGGAGACAAGTGA
- a CDS encoding transposase codes for MALSVHQWKKYSGLLPGIAPPIRVAMVDNSSGTDTARRRQLKRLTGRCQQMTALMRQVQTFAKILTWRHGHDLPDWIEATRPLGLPGFDQFLDGLIKDQAAVTAGLTLPYSNGPTEGANTKIKLLKRQMFGRAGLRLLRHRILRN; via the coding sequence ATGGCGTTGAGCGTCCACCAGTGGAAGAAGTACAGCGGGTTGCTGCCGGGCATCGCGCCGCCGATCAGGGTTGCCATGGTGGACAACAGTTCAGGCACGGACACAGCCCGGCGCCGTCAACTCAAGCGCCTGACCGGCCGCTGCCAGCAGATGACCGCGCTGATGCGCCAAGTCCAGACGTTCGCCAAGATCCTCACCTGGCGGCACGGCCATGATCTACCCGACTGGATCGAGGCGACCAGACCGCTGGGGCTGCCAGGCTTCGACCAGTTCCTCGACGGTCTGATCAAAGACCAGGCCGCTGTGACCGCCGGCCTGACCCTGCCCTACAGCAACGGGCCGACCGAAGGAGCCAACACCAAGATCAAACTACTTAAGAGGCAAATGTTCGGACGGGCCGGACTCCGGCTCCTTCGCCACCGCATCCTCCGCAACTAA